In Treponema pectinovorum, a single genomic region encodes these proteins:
- the tpiA gene encoding triose-phosphate isomerase, whose protein sequence is MRSTYIAGNWKMNMEKQSSINLVKELVSSLGDCKNKVMIAPPFVYLDAISSLVKGTNILLGAQNCAATDNGAHTGEISVNMLKDLGVQVVILGHSERRYEFGECDELINMKVLRALASGLDVIICIGELLAQREVGRAEKVCERQLNSALLGVSKEQLSHVTIAYEPVWAIGTGKTATPNDAQQIHNYARKVIAKMYDKEASENIIIQYGGSMNVKNYKDLLAQEDVDGGLIGGAALKAETFIPICNG, encoded by the coding sequence ATGCGCTCAACTTATATCGCCGGCAACTGGAAAATGAACATGGAAAAGCAAAGTTCTATAAATCTCGTAAAGGAACTTGTTTCCAGTTTGGGCGATTGCAAAAATAAAGTTATGATTGCTCCTCCTTTTGTCTATTTAGATGCAATTTCTTCTTTAGTAAAAGGTACAAATATTTTACTTGGTGCTCAAAATTGTGCTGCAACAGATAATGGAGCGCACACAGGCGAAATCTCCGTAAACATGCTCAAAGATTTAGGCGTTCAGGTTGTAATCCTTGGGCATTCAGAGCGCAGATATGAATTTGGCGAATGTGATGAACTTATAAATATGAAAGTTTTGCGAGCGTTGGCTTCTGGCTTAGACGTTATAATCTGCATTGGAGAGTTGCTTGCACAAAGGGAAGTCGGCAGGGCGGAAAAAGTCTGCGAGCGTCAGTTAAATTCTGCCTTGCTCGGTGTTTCTAAAGAACAGCTTTCTCATGTTACAATCGCATACGAGCCAGTATGGGCTATTGGAACAGGAAAAACTGCAACTCCAAACGATGCACAGCAGATTCACAATTATGCACGCAAAGTTATTGCAAAAATGTATGATAAAGAAGCAAGCGAAAACATAATCATTCAATATGGCGGTTCAATGAATGTAAAAAATTACAAAGATTTGCTTGCTCAAGAAGATGTTGACGGTGGATTGATAGGTGGAGCAGCGTTAAAAGCCGAAACTTTTATTCCAATCTGCAACGGCTGA
- the rpsP gene encoding 30S ribosomal protein S16, translating to MVKIRLKKFGTKKRPAYRIVVQDSRKPRDGTTIEEIGTYDPISAGEQFTVNEERAKYWVSVGAQPTDMVRKLFSTKGLNK from the coding sequence GTGGTCAAAATAAGACTCAAGAAATTCGGTACAAAAAAGCGTCCAGCGTACCGCATCGTAGTGCAGGATTCACGCAAACCTCGTGACGGCACAACAATAGAAGAGATTGGAACTTACGATCCAATTTCTGCTGGCGAACAGTTTACTGTAAATGAAGAACGCGCAAAGTACTGGGTTAGCGTAGGAGCTCAACCTACTGACATGGTTCGCAAACTTTTCAGTACAAAAGGTCTTAACAAATAA
- a CDS encoding KH domain-containing protein, producing MEKDLIEYIAKSLVDDPSAVSVTETEGERGSVLELRVAQGDIGKVIGKYGRIAKALRTVLSASSSKDGRRCSLEILD from the coding sequence ATGGAAAAAGACCTGATTGAATACATTGCAAAATCATTGGTCGATGATCCTAGTGCAGTCTCGGTAACAGAAACCGAGGGTGAACGTGGTTCTGTATTGGAACTCCGTGTTGCCCAGGGCGATATTGGTAAGGTGATTGGCAAATACGGTCGTATTGCAAAAGCATTGAGGACTGTTTTAAGCGCTTCTTCTTCAAAAGATGGAAGACGCTGTAGTCTGGAAATTTTGGATTAG
- a CDS encoding ribosome maturation factor RimM, whose amino-acid sequence MTEQFIVGFIRGSHGVSGNMKIESASGEYEHFYSMKEVTLRDGKTGDSKVFKVESLKVGADTLYLKLVGIDSSEDVRKLNGWQIVVPRKYAKKLGKNEWYVEDLKNCALDFYPEQAKDGLAVWTAPAVGKAVTVGTITDVIEGGSGNLLEILLAENCDLLEKSVESSTKKGKRRTVYVPFNPNFVRNVDVKNKHIQLMHLWILE is encoded by the coding sequence ATGACAGAACAGTTTATTGTTGGTTTTATTCGTGGCTCGCATGGAGTTTCGGGTAATATGAAAATTGAAAGTGCTTCTGGCGAATATGAGCATTTCTATTCAATGAAAGAAGTTACTTTGAGGGACGGCAAAACAGGAGATTCAAAGGTTTTTAAAGTTGAATCTTTAAAGGTCGGTGCTGACACCTTGTATTTAAAACTTGTAGGTATAGATTCCTCCGAAGATGTTCGTAAGCTCAACGGATGGCAGATTGTTGTACCTCGAAAATATGCCAAAAAACTCGGCAAAAACGAGTGGTATGTTGAAGACCTAAAAAATTGTGCCTTGGATTTTTATCCTGAACAGGCAAAAGACGGATTGGCAGTTTGGACTGCGCCTGCTGTCGGTAAGGCTGTAACAGTGGGAACAATCACAGACGTAATAGAAGGCGGTTCTGGAAATCTCTTAGAGATTTTGCTGGCCGAGAATTGTGATTTGCTTGAAAAAAGCGTTGAATCTTCTACAAAAAAAGGAAAGAGGCGAACGGTTTATGTTCCGTTTAATCCAAACTTTGTAAGAAATGTCGATGTAAAAAACAAGCACATTCAGTTGATGCACCTCTGGATTCTAGAGTAA
- the trmD gene encoding tRNA (guanosine(37)-N1)-methyltransferase TrmD — protein sequence MKFTVLTLFPEIPRAFFETSIMAKAVEKGLIAYDLVNIRDFAFDKHKTCDDKPYGGGAGQLMLAEPLGRALDSVKAYKKHVIYVTPSGKSFTQAKAQELSQKDEIVLICGRYEGIDQRIIDEYVDDEISIGDYVMSSGEVATTVIIDSVYRLVDGVITHESLEEESYSGGLLEYPQYTRPKVYKGMEVPDILTGGNHEHIRKWRLQKQLQKTLANRPDLVAQARLKGQLTAEAEKMIEELMGMQLKKHEHRKHRGRKSTVNQENDNGSY from the coding sequence ATGAAATTTACCGTGCTGACCTTATTTCCTGAGATTCCGCGCGCTTTTTTTGAAACCTCAATCATGGCGAAGGCGGTTGAAAAGGGACTCATTGCTTACGATTTAGTGAATATCAGGGATTTTGCCTTTGATAAGCACAAGACTTGTGATGACAAACCGTACGGAGGCGGAGCTGGACAGTTGATGCTGGCAGAACCTCTTGGGCGCGCTTTAGACAGCGTAAAGGCTTATAAGAAACACGTAATTTATGTTACACCATCTGGAAAGTCTTTTACACAGGCAAAGGCGCAAGAATTGAGCCAAAAGGACGAAATTGTCCTTATATGCGGAAGATACGAAGGTATTGACCAGCGTATAATAGACGAGTACGTTGATGACGAAATTTCGATTGGAGATTACGTTATGTCCAGCGGTGAAGTTGCAACAACCGTTATAATCGATTCTGTTTACAGATTGGTTGACGGAGTTATAACACACGAATCGCTGGAAGAGGAAAGTTATTCTGGCGGACTTTTAGAATATCCTCAGTACACTCGCCCAAAAGTGTATAAAGGCATGGAAGTTCCAGATATTTTAACTGGAGGAAACCATGAACATATTCGAAAGTGGCGTTTGCAAAAGCAACTCCAAAAGACCCTTGCAAATAGACCAGATTTGGTTGCACAGGCAAGGTTAAAAGGACAGCTCACTGCAGAAGCCGAAAAAATGATTGAGGAACTGATGGGAATGCAGTTAAAAAAGCATGAACACAGAAAGCACCGTGGCAGAAAGTCAACGGTTAATCAGGAGAATGACAATGGATCTTATTAA
- the rplS gene encoding 50S ribosomal protein L19 has protein sequence MDLIKTIEERQKKENTLLYKVGDTVVVHFEIIEGKVKRIQKYEGIVISIKGSGVRKTFTVRKNSYGVGVERVFPVNSPRVIKVELVKTGKVRQSKLYYLRDKIGKDARIKELLGPKANARIAASRAANKAADVAEEAINAEAKAANATSEPAK, from the coding sequence ATGGATCTTATTAAGACTATTGAAGAACGACAGAAAAAAGAAAATACCTTGCTTTATAAAGTTGGCGATACAGTTGTTGTACACTTTGAAATCATCGAAGGTAAAGTAAAGCGTATTCAGAAATATGAAGGCATTGTAATTTCTATAAAGGGTTCAGGTGTTCGAAAGACATTTACAGTGCGCAAGAATTCTTACGGAGTAGGCGTAGAGCGCGTATTCCCTGTAAACAGTCCTCGCGTAATAAAAGTTGAACTTGTAAAAACAGGCAAAGTTAGGCAGTCAAAACTTTACTATTTGCGCGATAAAATCGGTAAAGATGCAAGAATTAAAGAATTGCTTGGACCAAAAGCAAATGCTCGCATTGCAGCTTCTCGTGCTGCAAACAAAGCTGCTGATGTTGCAGAAGAAGCAATCAATGCAGAAGCAAAGGCAGCAAATGCAACTTCTGAACCTGCTAAATAA
- a CDS encoding EscU/YscU/HrcU family type III secretion system export apparatus switch protein, with the protein MFKDKKAVSLRYPSTAQAPFITATGKNLVAEKILKIAKENGIAIVENKELTDVLFLESPGNLIPESVYEAVAKVFCFIQAIEEKEQNYD; encoded by the coding sequence GTGTTCAAAGATAAAAAGGCTGTTTCCTTACGATATCCGTCGACTGCTCAAGCACCTTTCATAACTGCTACAGGAAAGAATCTTGTTGCAGAAAAAATACTCAAAATTGCAAAAGAAAATGGCATCGCTATTGTAGAAAACAAAGAATTAACCGATGTGCTTTTTTTGGAATCTCCTGGAAACCTAATTCCAGAAAGTGTCTACGAAGCGGTTGCAAAGGTTTTCTGTTTTATACAAGCGATTGAAGAAAAGGAGCAAAACTATGATTAA
- a CDS encoding phosphohydrolase, which yields MINTLSKTQKSFTKINSSDVVLGRRYSAPVFFDDGSNMFLAEGKTVKKYHLDALKRWSIPFLLTYGHVIADEDIVVNNDYIEELEEVEELEELEEIV from the coding sequence ATGATTAACACATTGTCAAAAACTCAAAAAAGCTTCACTAAAATAAATTCTTCTGACGTAGTTCTTGGAAGGCGATATTCTGCTCCTGTTTTTTTTGATGACGGTTCAAATATGTTTTTGGCAGAAGGTAAAACTGTAAAAAAATATCATCTCGATGCGTTAAAGCGATGGTCAATTCCTTTTCTTTTGACTTATGGACACGTAATAGCCGATGAAGACATCGTTGTGAATAACGATTATATTGAAGAATTGGAAGAAGTAGAAGAACTTGAAGAATTAGAAGAAATCGTTTGA
- a CDS encoding YraN family protein, which translates to MNYPDERLSKKNIGDKGEEKAVNFLILNGYDVIARNWRTRRGEIDIIAKKDDIIVFVEVKTLPSGGLETLCHELNLRKQKRIIETAKFFLEKYRQYNNSRIRFDVLVIDMPGFEAVYHIPNAFSE; encoded by the coding sequence ATGAATTATCCCGATGAAAGACTTTCGAAAAAAAATATTGGGGACAAAGGCGAAGAAAAAGCTGTAAATTTTTTGATTTTAAATGGTTATGATGTAATCGCGCGAAATTGGCGGACAAGGCGTGGCGAAATTGATATAATAGCCAAAAAAGATGATATTATCGTTTTTGTCGAAGTAAAAACTCTGCCTAGCGGTGGATTAGAAACTTTATGTCATGAGTTAAATCTTAGAAAGCAAAAAAGAATTATCGAAACTGCTAAATTCTTTCTTGAAAAATATCGACAATATAATAACAGCCGAATCCGTTTTGACGTACTCGTCATAGATATGCCAGGATTTGAAGCTGTTTATCATATTCCTAATGCTTTCTCGGAGTGA
- a CDS encoding TatD family hydrolase — translation MFSDTHFHLYNLVTECSVDGSVLLEKLVEKNTSFVLDIGTRCDDLLKRREIVEKSLEKLPLEIRSKAKDMFFYSAGIWPDVESIKNRTEVMKTLKEEILSFNEISPKKLIAIGEGGIDHHWNPSGTDSRNKEEFDIKIYDGERELFESQLLLSKEMNLPTIVHSRDAFEATLECIKNVGWHKGIIHCFSYNLEQAKAFLDLGWYLAFGGGTTYTKKSKIDDMKKLLQYVPDDRILLETDSPYLAPVPFRGQTNTPLLIDYCYDFIAQARNTDAKVLSQTVEQNIKTLFNL, via the coding sequence ATGTTCAGCGATACTCATTTTCATCTTTATAATCTCGTTACAGAATGTTCGGTTGACGGCTCTGTTCTTTTGGAAAAACTTGTCGAAAAAAATACTTCCTTCGTATTAGATATAGGAACTCGCTGCGACGATTTATTAAAACGGCGCGAAATAGTAGAAAAATCGCTTGAAAAATTGCCATTGGAAATTCGCTCAAAAGCAAAAGATATGTTTTTTTACAGTGCAGGAATATGGCCAGATGTCGAGTCGATAAAAAATAGAACAGAAGTGATGAAAACATTAAAAGAAGAGATTTTATCGTTTAATGAAATTTCGCCGAAAAAACTCATAGCAATAGGAGAAGGAGGAATTGACCATCACTGGAATCCTTCCGGCACAGACTCAAGGAATAAAGAAGAATTTGACATTAAAATATACGATGGCGAGCGGGAACTTTTTGAAAGCCAACTGCTTTTATCAAAAGAAATGAATCTTCCAACGATTGTTCATTCACGAGACGCTTTTGAAGCTACTTTGGAATGCATAAAAAATGTCGGCTGGCACAAGGGAATTATCCACTGCTTTAGTTACAATCTTGAACAGGCAAAAGCATTTTTGGATTTAGGCTGGTATCTTGCGTTTGGTGGCGGAACAACATACACAAAAAAATCAAAGATCGACGATATGAAAAAACTTTTGCAGTATGTTCCGGATGACAGAATCTTACTAGAAACGGATTCGCCGTATCTTGCTCCGGTGCCGTTTAGAGGGCAAACAAATACTCCACTTTTAATAGACTACTGTTATGATTTTATTGCACAAGCGAGAAATACAGACGCAAAAGTTTTAAGCCAAACCGTTGAGCAAAATATAAAAACTCTCTTTAATCTGTGA
- a CDS encoding methyl-accepting chemotaxis protein encodes MKIKNKKKSLVSKILSSIFISILLFNVVQIFLIGKITADAQKKDDTFDYDQMVEAYSRAIESKFESYFKALDFYVKSDVVRFGTEAQIASWLKSTSEFRDEIFNYVLFCNKDGLCYTDLGTTEIASRSYYKAIFNERKIQYASDPSLSTSTKRPVIQIAKPVIVDSEIIGLICGSIDIEDVIELINRIKIGKTGYAWLLSSTGLVIAHPMEEFVMKKSFITGLSEDYKDLSAVASEISKGYVGSAWAKGFNGGKDYITYHGIIGSPWGLAISVPQQEIYDVVSLVMKQMLVSSSVIVVFLLLISGFFLYKNIKPLKDVEKAITNIASGNADLTKRIEFNSNNEIGNVVKGFNAFAGKLQSIIGDIKNLKEELSIHGEDLSCRARDTANAISQIIANINGIRLQIENQSKSVQGTAGAVNQIASNIESLDKMIENQFAGVEQASAAVEQMMGNISSINISVDKMASSFKTLQTDSQEGFSKQELVNEKIEQIEKQSAMLQEANEVISSIASQTNLLAMNAAIEAAHAGDAGKGFSVVADEIRKLSETSTIQSKTIGDQLELIQTSIESVVKSSTQSSESFRSVSKQLTITDQLVMQIKAALEEQNEGSQQIKEALHAVNESSSEVKNSSSEMSAGNKAILDEIKTLQDVTFSMKESMENMSNGAKKINETGGSLNTISSKVKSTIDKVGEQVDKFTV; translated from the coding sequence ATGAAAATTAAAAATAAGAAAAAAAGCTTGGTGTCAAAAATCCTTTCGAGCATATTTATTTCAATATTGCTCTTTAATGTCGTCCAAATTTTTTTGATTGGAAAAATTACAGCAGATGCACAGAAAAAAGACGATACTTTTGACTACGACCAGATGGTTGAAGCGTATTCGCGCGCTATAGAAAGCAAATTTGAGTCGTATTTTAAGGCTCTGGATTTTTATGTAAAAAGTGATGTTGTAAGGTTTGGAACCGAAGCACAAATTGCATCTTGGCTAAAGAGCACAAGCGAGTTTCGGGATGAAATTTTTAACTATGTCCTTTTTTGCAATAAAGACGGACTTTGTTATACAGATTTAGGCACGACAGAAATTGCTTCGCGTTCATATTATAAAGCGATTTTTAATGAAAGAAAAATACAGTATGCAAGCGATCCCTCTCTTTCGACTTCTACAAAAAGACCTGTAATTCAAATAGCAAAACCCGTAATCGTCGATTCTGAGATAATAGGTTTAATCTGCGGCAGCATCGATATTGAAGATGTAATAGAACTTATAAACAGGATAAAAATCGGCAAAACAGGTTATGCGTGGCTTTTAAGCAGTACAGGACTTGTAATCGCTCATCCTATGGAAGAGTTTGTGATGAAGAAAAGTTTTATAACAGGCCTTTCCGAAGATTATAAAGATTTGAGCGCAGTTGCATCGGAAATTTCTAAAGGATATGTTGGCTCTGCTTGGGCAAAGGGATTTAACGGTGGCAAGGATTATATAACATATCACGGAATTATAGGCTCTCCATGGGGACTTGCAATTTCTGTTCCTCAACAAGAGATTTACGATGTTGTAAGTCTTGTTATGAAGCAAATGCTAGTTTCTTCATCCGTAATAGTTGTATTTTTGCTTTTGATTTCTGGATTTTTCTTATACAAAAACATAAAACCTTTAAAAGATGTAGAAAAAGCGATAACAAACATCGCTTCTGGAAATGCAGATCTTACAAAACGGATAGAATTTAATTCCAACAACGAAATTGGCAATGTTGTAAAAGGCTTTAATGCTTTTGCAGGCAAATTGCAGTCGATAATAGGCGATATAAAAAATTTAAAAGAAGAACTTTCGATTCACGGCGAAGATCTTTCGTGTAGAGCAAGAGATACTGCAAATGCAATATCACAGATAATAGCAAATATCAATGGAATTCGTTTGCAGATTGAAAACCAAAGCAAGAGCGTACAAGGAACTGCCGGGGCTGTAAATCAGATAGCGTCAAATATCGAATCTTTGGATAAAATGATAGAAAATCAGTTTGCTGGCGTTGAACAAGCGTCTGCGGCTGTTGAACAGATGATGGGAAATATTTCTTCTATAAATATTTCTGTTGATAAAATGGCTTCATCATTTAAAACTTTGCAAACAGACTCTCAAGAAGGTTTTTCAAAACAGGAGCTTGTAAATGAGAAAATTGAGCAGATAGAAAAGCAATCTGCGATGTTGCAGGAAGCAAATGAGGTCATATCTTCTATCGCATCGCAAACAAACCTTTTGGCAATGAACGCTGCAATAGAAGCCGCACACGCAGGGGATGCTGGAAAGGGATTTTCTGTAGTTGCAGACGAAATTCGTAAGCTTTCGGAAACTTCAACAATTCAATCAAAAACAATAGGCGACCAGCTCGAACTTATTCAAACTTCAATCGAATCAGTTGTTAAATCTTCTACACAATCAAGCGAGTCCTTTAGGAGCGTTTCTAAACAGCTAACAATTACGGATCAACTTGTAATGCAGATAAAAGCTGCCCTTGAAGAGCAAAACGAAGGTTCTCAGCAGATAAAAGAAGCGTTGCATGCAGTAAACGAAAGTTCAAGCGAAGTAAAAAATTCTTCTTCTGAAATGTCTGCTGGAAACAAAGCGATTTTGGATGAAATAAAAACTCTTCAGGATGTAACTTTTTCTATGAAAGAAAGCATGGAAAATATGTCGAATGGCGCTAAAAAGATAAACGAAACTGGGGGTTCTTTGAATACGATTTCTTCAAAAGTAAAATCTACTATAGATAAGGTGGGAGAACAGGTTGATAAGTTTACTGTTTAA
- a CDS encoding Bug family tripartite tricarboxylate transporter substrate binding protein, protein MKKILVVALSIVVALGITSCGKGKKADYPKKGVTMICPWGAGGGTDAILRAVCSSAEKYLGTTITVENKTGGAGSIGYRAIKDAKPDGYTIGMITFELSSNPWQGLQDFTYEAYDPLLMVNTDAATITVKGDAPYNTLAEFVDYCKKNPGKVNIGNSAPGSVWHIAAGLFASQAGIDVKHVPFEGAAGAVTAVAGGHIEAVSVSLAEVKSQLDAGNVKVLAIMDSKRPVAYPNIPTMKELGYDIEYGTWRGIGLPKGISKDIKDKLFDVFTKAMNDPDFIAAAKKLNQNITYMDSEVFAAFLKTNYEGTGATMKKLGLVK, encoded by the coding sequence ATGAAAAAAATTCTTGTTGTTGCCCTTTCGATCGTAGTTGCACTTGGAATTACAAGTTGTGGAAAAGGTAAAAAAGCAGATTATCCAAAAAAGGGTGTTACAATGATTTGCCCTTGGGGTGCTGGTGGTGGAACGGATGCTATTCTTAGAGCAGTTTGTTCTTCTGCAGAAAAATATTTAGGAACTACAATCACCGTAGAAAATAAGACAGGTGGTGCAGGTTCAATCGGTTACCGCGCTATAAAAGATGCTAAGCCAGATGGATACACAATAGGAATGATAACATTCGAATTGAGTTCAAATCCTTGGCAGGGCTTGCAGGATTTTACATACGAAGCATACGATCCACTTTTAATGGTTAATACAGATGCTGCTACAATCACTGTAAAGGGCGATGCTCCTTACAATACTCTTGCAGAATTTGTTGACTACTGCAAAAAAAATCCAGGGAAAGTAAACATCGGAAACTCTGCTCCAGGTTCAGTATGGCACATTGCTGCAGGTCTTTTTGCTTCACAGGCTGGAATTGATGTAAAACACGTTCCTTTTGAAGGTGCTGCTGGTGCTGTAACTGCTGTTGCAGGTGGACACATCGAAGCAGTTTCAGTTTCTCTTGCAGAAGTAAAATCTCAACTTGATGCTGGAAACGTAAAAGTTCTCGCTATAATGGATTCAAAGCGCCCTGTAGCATATCCTAACATCCCTACAATGAAAGAATTGGGATACGATATTGAATATGGAACTTGGCGTGGAATTGGACTTCCTAAAGGAATTTCAAAAGACATAAAAGATAAACTTTTTGACGTATTTACAAAGGCTATGAATGATCCTGACTTTATTGCGGCAGCAAAGAAGTTGAATCAGAACATTACTTACATGGATAGCGAAGTATTTGCAGCCTTCTTAAAGACCAATTATGAAGGTACAGGTGCAACAATGAAAAAACTCGGTCTTGTAAAATAA